In a genomic window of Rhododendron vialii isolate Sample 1 chromosome 12a, ASM3025357v1:
- the LOC131309625 gene encoding uncharacterized protein LOC131309625: MSKLLTPSRTVGSFWGSNLEGDKVRMFLKNGTYCIFLENDTHIFGICYGGSHFSRIRREKEKKETTENGFPTMTTLEKMIIIPVDALLGFKSCGQSVSSVKGCGKRSLPGVGDGPKDKRQKMDKGHISSQSAKHACNVGGNDHKTSPLELTLLHKSSMSADEKQKLREQLLEVSRGNVPPCLRGFLKEIGVNCRNEEGRIELNMDAFAEEILLKFKRIVRFLGARAAKGDKEDCVELQQEKDRLEKQQREKARKDDQIRVATVTSRKSAEAELKKQHEQERKAARLALQQIEKTVEFDENFDQVLKDFQTLSQCPLTEQYRGFEGGPETILELIECGRCGNPWDDSVEDEENKKREQEKAELKKQQERERKAARLALEQIEKTVEFEDNFQVMKDFYALIQCYPNNTTAEVEEGEILTED; the protein is encoded by the exons ATGTCCAAGCTACTCACTCCGTCTCGCACTGTTGGTTCCTTTTGGGGTTCTAATTTGGAAGGGGACAAG gtACGAATGTTTTTGAAGAATGGTACATACTGTATATTTTTGGAGAATGATACACATATTTTTGGAATCTGTTATGGAGGGTCACATTTTTCAAGGATTCGGcgggaaaaagagaaaaaagaaactaCAGAGAATGGT TTCCCAACTATGACTACTTTGGAAAAGATGATCATAATACCTGTTGATGCTCTTCTTGGATTTAAGTCATGTGGCCAGTCAGTGTCCTCTGTCAAGGGATGTGGCAAACGTAGCCTTCCCGGAGTTGGTGATGGTCCAAAGGATAAGAGACAAAAAATGGACAAGGGGCATATTTCAAGTCAAAGTGCGAAACATGCATGTAATGTGGGGGGAAATGACCATAAAACATCTCCCTTGGAGCTTACTTTGTTGCACAAAAGTTCAATGTCAGCCGATGAAAAACAGAAGTTGAGAGAACAACTTTTGGAAGTATCAAGAGGAAATGTGCCACCATGCTTGCGAGGTTTCCTCAAAGAAATCGGTGTCAACTGCCGGAATGAAGAAGGAAGGATTGAGTTGAATATGGACGCCTTTGCTGAAGAGATTTTGTTGAAGTTCAAAAGAATTGTACGATTCTTGGGTGCAAGAGCTGCAAAA GGTGATAAAGAGGATTGTGTGGAATTGCAACAAGAAAAGGATAGATTAGAAAAGCAACAACGTGAGAAGGCTAGAAAAGATGACCAAATCAGAGTTGCTACGGTAACCTCACGTAAGAGCGCAGAAGCTGAACTAAAAAAGCAGCACGAGCAAGAAAGAAAAGCTGCCCGACTTGCGTTGCAACAG ATTGAGAAGACGGTCGAgtttgatgaaaattttgatcaGGTCTTGAAAGATTTTCAAACGCTAAGCCAGTGTCCATTGACCGAACAATACCGCGGCTTTGAAGGGGGGCCTGAAACAATATTGGAGCTGATTGAGTGCGGTCGTTGTGGTAACCCCTGGGATGATTCtgtagaagatgaagaaaacaaGAAGCGGGAGCAAGAAAAAGCTGAACTGAAAAAGCAGCAGGAGCGAGAACGAAAAGCTGCCCGACTTGCATTGGAGCAG ATTGAGAAGACGGTGGAATTTGAAGATAATTTTCAGGTCATGAAAGATTTTTATGCGCTAATTCAGTGTTATCCGAACAATACCACGGCTGAAGTCGAGGAAGGGGAGATATTGACTGAAGATTGA
- the LOC131310658 gene encoding uncharacterized protein LOC131310658: MSLLEVIMNASADSEALTYESDYPIVLNPDPVFLTLNPKCDAPNDVVRVEGWQISQTDSLLIDSSRKFFKKLKRKLKNPSLLTKDEFHEMLNSYLEKSSERAGVSTGVDLLDEGYNCKLVEKVGFLMGSEVNGLVLEGCVVLEIWELLETLIVCGLVKHSSSSSLVHNLIEKRRSDLVCLCVKHVSDLRTADLLSVLRYFLSPPKGGYESMVRVREEWESQALSAVEKATGSKLSGKKLKLAKEASVLLMIAHDGFSASELCLHYLLASSNLDEVVLSSCISKLIGSEIMSLIQYLGKWVKKYERFPQAGPCPKASSSLGLKSCEWVPRLEDIVKCLSLVLDEHFLSFVLHSEFHEELRSIEGLVNALSLESKVCCSMANVIESLRTEVKD; encoded by the exons ATGTCTTTGCTAGAAGTCATAATGAACGCTTCGGCCGACTCCGAAGCACTCACTTACGAGTCAGACTACCCCATCGTTCTCAACCCAGACCCCGTGTTCCTGACCTTAAACCCTAAATGCGATGCCCCGAACGATGTCGTACGCGTCGAGGGTTGGCAGATTTCGCAAACCGATTCCCTCCTTATCGATTCAAGTCgcaagtttttcaaaaaactgaaaCGGAAGCTCAAAAACCCTAGTTTGTTAACCAAGGATGAGTTTCATGAGATGTTGAATTCTTATCTGGAAAAGAGCAGCGAGAGGGCCGGGGTTTCGACTGGGGTTGATCTGTTGGATGAGGGGTATAATTGTAAGTTGGTTGAAAAGGTTGGGTTTTTGATGGGTAGTGAAGTTAATGGTTTGGTTTTGGAGGGGTGCGTTGTTTTGGAGATTTGGGAGTTGTTGGAAACTCTGATAGTTTGTGGGCTTGTCAAGCATTCAAGTAGTTCTAGTTTGGTTCACAATTTGATTGAGAAGAGGAGGTCCgatttggtttgtttgtgtgtgaAGCATGTTTCAGATCTCCGAACGGCTGATCTTCTGTCAGTTTTGAGGTACTTCCTTTCGCCGCCAAAGGGTGGTTATGAGAGTATGGTAAGAGTGAGGGAGGAATGGGAGAGCCAAGCATTGTCAGCAGTAGAGAAGGCAACGGGCAGTAAACTCAGTGGGAAGAAATTGAAGTTGGCTAAAGAGGCCTCTGTCTTGCTCATGATCGCACACGACGGGTTTTCTGCTTCTGAATTGTGTTTGCATTATTTGCTTGCGTCTTCAAACCTTGATGAGGTGGTTTTGTCGTCCTGTATTAGTAAGTTGATTGGTTCAGAGATAATGAGCTTGATTCAGTACTTGGGAAAGTGGGTGAAAAAGTACGAGAGGTTCCCTCAAGCGGGTCCTTGTCCTAAAGCTTCATCTTCATTGGGGTTGAAATCTTGTGAATGGGTTCCTAGGCTTGAAGATATTGTGAAATGTCTTAGCCTGGTGTTGGATGAGCATTTCTTGTCATTTGTGTTACATTCTGAGTTTCATGAGGAGCTGAGGTCTATAGAGGGGCTTGTCAATGCTTTATCCCTGGAATCGAAAGTTTGTTGTTCCATGGCAAATGTGATTGAAAGTCTGAGAACTGAAGTTAAAG ACTAA
- the LOC131309932 gene encoding pentatricopeptide repeat-containing protein At2g18940, chloroplastic-like produces the protein MEATILTNRPHFPKPPTSQSNLRMKVDRTNLPVLPPSPPPSLPHDSLIDHLLQISSSSSAQGPNNHRKPITTQNSKHKTKSLQITRTPLTSLPVISSLPSNYYPEKKRHRLKNSDTGWDDDDELAFMPPRCKSMLNSIVDEPLSNLNAFFDTVKFELTQLDFASLLIGLDVSGNWEKAIFLFEWLVLNNTHNTSKLGNQVIEMMASILRRESQHSIASRLFDLIPIKDYSLNVQAYTTILYAYSQSGKYERAVSLFEHINENGPSPTLVTYNVMLAVYGKMGRSWNKILGLLDIMKKRGLEFDDFTCSSVITACARDGLLEEAKNFFTDLKSQGYVPGTYAYNSLLQLFGKSGIYSEALAVLKEMEESDCPPDLVTYNQLVAAYVRAGFHEEGAALIDTMIRKGVLPNVVTYTTLISGYGKVGKVDKALSLFNLMKESGCVPNVQTFNTILVMLAKTSLYEEMMGIFREMESYGCAPDRSTWNTMLCMCSVRGMRKHTNRIFQEMKNCGIEPGRDTFNTLIQAFGRCGLGSDAAKVHDEMMKSGYTPCVKTYNALLTALACRGDWKAAESVILDMRKKGFKPNDKSYSFMLQCYATGRYIRGIERIANEIYNGHIFPSWVLLRSLFLANFKCGSLMGTERAFQELQKNGYKPDLAVYNSMISICSRNKMYVRAHEMLDLIQKSGLQPDIMTYNSLIDMYASAGECWKAEEILRTMQKSCEKTDLVSYNTVIKGFCRKGLMNDAIRIFSEMTIQGIRPCIITFNTIVAGYARKGWFPEVNDVISYMIENGCRPCELTYKSVVDGYCKAEKYDEAMDFVSEIRKTDNSFDSPSLQRLASYIRARMNSRTEDGPVWIKA, from the coding sequence ATGGAAGCGACGATCTTGACAAACAGGCCGCATTTTCCAAAACCACCAACATCACAATCAAATTTACGGATGAAGGTCGACCGAACAAATCTGCCCGTCcttcctccttctcctcctccctccctccctcatgACTCTCTCATCGACCATCTTCTCcaaatctcttcttcttcttcagcaCAGGGACCCAACAACCACAGAAAGCCAATTACTACCCAAAACTCCAAACACAAAACTAAATCACTTCAAATCACCCGTACCCCTTTGACTTCTCTGCCCGTCATCTCTTCTCTTCCTTCTAATTATTACCCAGAAAAAAAACGGCACCGTCTCAAGAATTCCGACACCGGATGGGATGACGACGACGAGCTTGCTTTTATGCCCCCGAGGTGTAAGTCGATGCTCAATTCTATTGTAGATGAGCCTTTATCTAATTTGAatgctttctttgatactgtcAAGTTTGAGTTAACACAACTAGATTTTGCAAGTCTCTTGATAGGTTTGGACGTTTCGGGTAATTGGGAAAAAGCCATTTTCTTGTTTGAATGGCTTGTGTTGAACAACACCCACAACACTTCTAAACTAGGCAATCAGGTTATTGAAATGATGGCTTCGATTCTCAGAAGAGAGTCACAACATTCGATTGCATCACGACTCTTTGACCTAATACCTATTAAGGACTACTCTCTCAATGTTCAGGCATACACAACTATTCTTTACGCATATTCTCAATCTGGGAAATACGAGAGAGCTGTTTCTCTGTTTGAACATATTAATGAGAACGGGCCCTCTCCAACTTTGGTTACTTACAATGTCATGCTGGCTGTTTATGGGAAGATGGGACGGTCTTGGAACAAAATATTGGGCCTTCTGGATATTATGAAAAAGAGAGGACTTGAGTTTGACGATTTTACTTGCAGCTCTGTGATTACTGCCTGTGCGAGAGATGGCTTGTTGGAGGAAGCAAAGAACTTCTTCACTGACTTGAAATCTCAGGGCTACGTTCCAGGAACGTATGCTTATAATTCTTTACTGCAACTGTTTGGGAAGTCGGGGATTTATTCAGAAGCTTTAGCTGTTTTAAAAGAAATGGAGGAAAGTGACTGTCCGCCAGATTTGGTGACTTACAATCAGCTTGTGGCAGCATATGTGAGGGCAGGGTTCCACGAGGAAGGCGCTGCACTCATTGACACAATGATCCGTAAGGGCGTATTGCCAAATGTAGTTACGTATACAACTTTAATATCAGGCTATGGAAAAGTTGGAAAGGTGGACAAGGCTTTGAGTCTGTTTAACCTGATGAAGGAATCTGGTTGTGTTCCCAACGTGCAAACTTTCAATACCATTCTTGTGATGCTAGCAAAGACGTCACTATATGAAGAGATGATGGGGATATTCCGTGAAATGGAGTCATATGGATGTGCCCCTGATCGCAGTACATGGAATACTATGCTTTGCATGTGTAGTGTCAGAGGAATGCGCAAACACACAAACCGAATTTTTCAAGAGATGAAGAATTGTGGTATTGAGCCTGGGAGAGACACGTTCAATACTTTGATACAAGCTTTTGGGAGGTGTGGGCTGGGAAGTGATGCGGCAAAAGTACATGATGAGATGATGAAATCGGGGTATACTCCGTGTGTTAAAACATACAATGCACTTCTAACTGCCTTGGCTTGTCGAGGAGACTGGAAAGCAGCAGAATCAGTCATTCTAGACATGAGGAAGAAGGGCTTCAAGCCCAATGACAAGTCGTACTCATTCATGCTCCAATGTTATGCCACGGGAAGATACATAAGGGGGATAGAAAGGATAGCAAATGAAATTTACAACGGTCATATCTTTCCTAGTTGGGTGCTTTTGAGGAGCCTGTTTCTTGCAAATTTCAAGTGTGGATCCCTGATGGGTACGGAAAGAGCATTTCAGGAACTACAAAAGAATGGATACAAACCTGATTTGGCTGTATACAATTCCATGATCTCAATTTGCTCAAGGAACAAGATGTACGTCCGTGCCCATGAGATGCTGGACCTGATCCAGAAGAGCGGGCTGCAGCCAGATATTATGACCTACAACAGCTTGATAGACATGTATGCCTCGGCCGGTGAGTGTTGGAAAGCAGAAGAAATCCTCAGAACAATGCAAAAATCCTGCGAAAAAACAGATCTTGTTTCTTACAACACTGTCATCAAAGGGTTTTGTAGGAAAGGTCTTATGAATGATGCTATAAGAATTTTCTCAGAGATGACAATTCAGGGGATCCGGCCCTGCATCATCACCTTCAATACGATTGTAGCAGGCTATGCAAGGAAGGGATGGTTCCCTGAAGTGAATGATGTGATTAGTTATATGATTGAGAACGGTTGCAGACCCTGTGAGCTAACCTACAAGAGTGTTGTGGATGGTTATTGTAAAGCAGAGAAGTACGATGAAGCTATGGACTTTGTGTCCGAAATTCGAAAAACGGATAATTCGTTCGATTCGCCATCTTTGCAAAGACTTGCATCTTATATTAGGGCGAGGATGAACTCAAGAACTGAGGATGGGCCTGTATGGATAAAAGCTTAG